The nucleotide sequence GGAAGCCGGGCCCCAAGCCTGCCGGGAGAGCCGGGAGAGCCGGGAGAGCCGGGGCACCGAGGGGAGTTCGGGGTTTCGGTCGCGGCCCCGCGTCCGCCGCATGCGGCTCGGGTCCTGCGGGACCGGCCGGCCGAGCCGCCGCGCCGGGGCCTCGCGGCTCGGCGACGGCGTCCGGGCGCGGTGTCCCGGGTGTCACCGCCCCGGCCCCCGTCGTCGCGCGCGGCTCAGGCCGTCACCCCTGCCGCCACCGCGTCCGTGTCCACCTCCCTCAGCCACGCCTCCAGGCCCGTCTCGTCCGTGCCCGCCCAGCCGACGTAGCCGTCCGGGCGGATCAGGAACAGGCCTCGGCCGTACGGTTCGTACGTGTCGATCCGGGCCGTGCGTACCGTCGGTGGTGTCACCAGCCCCGTCGGCAGCGCCGTGTCCACCGCCAGCAGCGTGAAGTGCGGGCCGCGCAGGATGTCGAAGATGCGGGTGCCGTCCGGGAGCGGGCCGTCCGGGGCGCGGTCGCCCGATCGCAGGGCGCCCGCGGCGCCCGACGACAGCGGGCCGCCCCGGTAGCCGAGGCCCAGCTGGCGGGTGGCGGCGCCGCGGCGGGCCTCGCCGCGGTGGATGCGGGTCGACAGGCCCAGCATCTCGGCCGCCACCGGGCGGCGCTCGCCCTCGTACGTGTCCAGCAGCGCGTCGGGCGCGCCGTGCCGCAGCACCTGACCCAGCTTCCAGCCCAGGTTGTACGCGTCCTGGATGCTCGTGTTCAGCCCCTGTCCGCCGGCGGGGGAGTGGACGTGCGCCGCGTCCCCCGCCAGGAAGACCCGGCCATCCGTGAAGCGGTCGGCCAGGGCCGCGCGCGGGCGGAAGTCCGACGACCAGCGGACCTCGGTGACGTCGTCCGCCGTGAGATGGGTGCGGGAGGCGATCAGTTCCCGCACCCCGGCGGGGGAGATGTCGGGCGTCGAGCCGTCCTCGAACCGCCCTGCCAGCTGGAAGTCGGCCGTCCCCGGCAGCGGGCAGAGCGACAGGAACGAGCCGTCCTCGCCCGGGAACACATGCCAGTTCAGCCGGTCGAGGGCGGGGATACGGACATCCGCGACGATCATCGCGGCCGGGTCGACGGTCTCACCCGTCATCGCGATGCCGAGCAGCGCGCGCACCGTGCTGCGGCCCCCGTCGGCGGCGACGGCGTACCGCGCCCGTACCGTCCTGCCGTCCGACAGTTCGGCCGTGACGCCCCCGCCGTCCTGCGCGAGTCCGCGCAGCGCTGCGCCGAACTCGACGCTCCCGCCCAGCTCCAGCAGGCGCGCGTACAGGATCTCCTGGGTGCGCCACTGCGGGACGAGCCACGGCCCGGTGTACGGCTCTGCGGGCGACGGCGCCGCGTCCTCGAACATCCGGTGCTCGCCCTGCCGCTCGCCGTCCTGCCAGACCATGCCCACCGGGGCCGGGCCGCCGGACGCGAGCATCGGCGCGACGACGCCCAGATCGTCCAGCACCTCCAGCGTGCGCGGCTGGATGCCCTTGCCGCGCGAGCCGGGGAAGAGCCCCGCCGCCTGTTCGACCACGCGGACCGACACCTCGCGGCGCCGCAGGTCACAGGCGAGGGCCAGCCCGGTGGGGCCCGCTCCCACGATCAGGACCTCGGACACCGCTTCCTTAACGTTGTTAAGTTCCATGGTTCAGAACGATGCGCTTAACGCTGTTAAATTGTCAAGGTGGCTACGACACGACTCGACCGCGCACTGGTCGCCCGCACCGCCCTGCGCTTGCTCGACAAGGGCGGTCTCGAAGGGCTGACCCTGCGCGCCATCGCCAAGGAACTGGACGTCAAGGCGCCCGCCCTCTACTGGCACTTCAAGGACAAACAGGCGCTGCTCGACGAGATGGCCACCGAGATGATGCGGCGGATGACGGCCGACCTGCCCGCTGAGCCGTCGGGCGACTGGCAGGAGTCGCTGACGGTGATGATGCGCGGGCTGCGTACGCATCTGCTGCGCTACCGCGACGGCGCCAAGGTCTACAGCGGCACCCGCTTCACGGACACCGGGTACGCCGCCTCGATGGACACCAGCCTGCGGATCTTCACCGACGCCGGCTTCACCCCGGCGGGCGCTGCCCGCGCCTGGATCACCGCTTACAGCTACACCATCGGCTTCGTCATCGAGGAACAGGCGATGGGGCCACGCGTCGAGGAGGGCGAGGGGGAGCAGGGCGGGGGAGGCGAGGGGTACGACCTCGACGCCCGCGCCGAGCGGCTGGCGGAGTTCCCGCTGGCCGCCGCCGCCGGCTACGAGATCTTCCAGGAGCAGGACGCCGGCTTCGACGCGGGACTCCGGGCCGTCACCGCCGGCATCGCGCTGACGCTGCTGCCGCGCCGGGGCGAGTGAGCCCGGCGAGGGCCGGAACCCGACGTTTCCCCTTCCGACGGGCCGAGTTCATCTCCGGGTCGCACACGCTGCCTAGCCTGTCCCGACCCGCCCATCCGTCAGAGGGGCAGAGGACGCTGGGAGCAGCATGACAATGGCCGCCCGTAACCGATGGCCGAGGCAGGGCAAGGGGGTGAGCCGCGACACGTCGTCCGCGGGCGCCGAGTCCAGAACCCGGGCCGAGGACCGGATCACCCCGACCGGGCTCGACGAGTGTCTGCGCGCCTGCGCCGTCCACAGCGGCAAGCTGGTGGCGGGGCTCGACCCACGGCGTAACGAACTCGCCGAGAAGCTGCGGGCGTTGCTCGCCAGCCACGCGACGGCGCACGCCGCGCAGGCGGCCAAGGCACCGGCCCCCGCGGGCGGCGCGGCCGCCGCCCTCCTCAGGCGCGGTACCAAGGCGGGCACCTCCACGGGGACCGCCCTCGACGCCGATCTGCTCGACGCGCTGCTCGCCGTCGGCAACAAAGCCCTGGAGTGCGGTTACGACGACGAGCTGAAACTCGCCCGGCTCGTCGGCGACACGGTCCTGACCCAGCGCAAGGGCTCCCGGGCCGGCTGGCGGCTGCGCGCCCGGATCCTGGAGGCCACGGGCGACGAGATCGGCGCCATCAAGGCGTACGAGCGCTATCTGGAGCTGACCGAGAACGACGGCTTCGCCGTCGCGCCGAGGAACGCGGGACTGCGCGCCGCCCGGCAGCACCAGGCCGAACTGCTCGCGCTGCTGCAGCGCGAGTGCCCCACGGCCACGCTGTACGCGGACGGCCCGGCGACCGACGTCTGGGCGGAAGGCCTCGCCCGGTACGACAGCGGCGACCGGGACGGCGCCGAACCGAGGCTCGTCGGCGCGCTGCTCGCGATGGCAGCCGACGAGGACAGCCCGGTGCAGGACCTCCAGCAGTGCCTGGGCCAGTACCTCGATCTGCGGATCGGCGAGCGGAGCCCGCACATCGCCGCGCTGCGCGAGCATCTCGCCCTGTACGCGGAACAGCGCAGGAACCGGATGCGCGGCCCGGTCGACGACCCCACGTACGCGGGGGTCAACTGGCTGACGCTCGGCGAGTTCCGTAACCAGATCGCCGGCAAGTCCATCTGTCTGATCGCCAACTCGCAGCGCGTGGGCCACAGTTCGCTCGGCCCGGAGATCGACGCCTACGACCTGGTGGTGCGCTTCAACTCGTACCGGATCGACGCGCC is from Streptomyces sp. NBC_00370 and encodes:
- a CDS encoding glycosyltransferase family 29 protein, with the translated sequence MTMAARNRWPRQGKGVSRDTSSAGAESRTRAEDRITPTGLDECLRACAVHSGKLVAGLDPRRNELAEKLRALLASHATAHAAQAAKAPAPAGGAAAALLRRGTKAGTSTGTALDADLLDALLAVGNKALECGYDDELKLARLVGDTVLTQRKGSRAGWRLRARILEATGDEIGAIKAYERYLELTENDGFAVAPRNAGLRAARQHQAELLALLQRECPTATLYADGPATDVWAEGLARYDSGDRDGAEPRLVGALLAMAADEDSPVQDLQQCLGQYLDLRIGERSPHIAALREHLALYAEQRRNRMRGPVDDPTYAGVNWLTLGEFRNQIAGKSICLIANSQRVGHSSLGPEIDAYDLVVRFNSYRIDAPATGSRTDIHVSIHKHSFNWEKRVTTRLIFGGLPNDWRYSMRTRLVPGAQSYVGDDSLRWPVRNIGGIGTDAWPSIPTSGFNMLWLLDFLDVSPKLDLIGFDFYESGAYRISEAMRMPITSVHEYTSEKAWVMERAQSVTDARISLR
- a CDS encoding TetR/AcrR family transcriptional regulator C-terminal domain-containing protein, encoding MVKVATTRLDRALVARTALRLLDKGGLEGLTLRAIAKELDVKAPALYWHFKDKQALLDEMATEMMRRMTADLPAEPSGDWQESLTVMMRGLRTHLLRYRDGAKVYSGTRFTDTGYAASMDTSLRIFTDAGFTPAGAARAWITAYSYTIGFVIEEQAMGPRVEEGEGEQGGGGEGYDLDARAERLAEFPLAAAAGYEIFQEQDAGFDAGLRAVTAGIALTLLPRRGE
- a CDS encoding FAD-dependent monooxygenase, whose translation is MELNNVKEAVSEVLIVGAGPTGLALACDLRRREVSVRVVEQAAGLFPGSRGKGIQPRTLEVLDDLGVVAPMLASGGPAPVGMVWQDGERQGEHRMFEDAAPSPAEPYTGPWLVPQWRTQEILYARLLELGGSVEFGAALRGLAQDGGGVTAELSDGRTVRARYAVAADGGRSTVRALLGIAMTGETVDPAAMIVADVRIPALDRLNWHVFPGEDGSFLSLCPLPGTADFQLAGRFEDGSTPDISPAGVRELIASRTHLTADDVTEVRWSSDFRPRAALADRFTDGRVFLAGDAAHVHSPAGGQGLNTSIQDAYNLGWKLGQVLRHGAPDALLDTYEGERRPVAAEMLGLSTRIHRGEARRGAATRQLGLGYRGGPLSSGAAGALRSGDRAPDGPLPDGTRIFDILRGPHFTLLAVDTALPTGLVTPPTVRTARIDTYEPYGRGLFLIRPDGYVGWAGTDETGLEAWLREVDTDAVAAGVTA